A region from the Aquimarina sp. ERC-38 genome encodes:
- a CDS encoding metal-dependent hydrolase family protein: MKSLFISIFILLSTTLLAQDTYLYCGKILDVKSGKILTEKTIVVSGNKITKIENGYLPVKSKDKSIDLKDKTVLPGLIDMHVHVEEETNPNKYIERFTSNEADIAFNSVGFAEKTLLAGFTTVRDLGGSGVNIALKRAIQKGRIKGPRIFTAGKALATTGGHADPTNGNKNSNIGDPGPKEGVVNSVEDAKKAVRQRYKNGADLIKITATGGVLSVAKSGSNPQFTVEEIKAICETAKDYDFHVAAHAHGDEGMQRAILGGVKTIEHGTLMSEKTMEMMKEYEVFLVPTITAGKEVTEKAKIEGYYPAIVVPKALNIGPKIQNTFGKAYKMGVGIAFGTDAGVFEHGYNGKEFGFMVEAGMPPLEALQSATITNAQILKMNDQLGQIAPGFYADIIAVDENPIQNIKTMENVVFVMKDGKVFKTK, from the coding sequence ATGAAATCTCTTTTTATTAGCATTTTTATACTCCTATCTACCACTTTGTTGGCTCAAGATACGTATTTATATTGCGGAAAAATTCTGGATGTTAAATCCGGAAAAATTTTAACCGAAAAAACAATTGTGGTCTCCGGAAATAAAATTACTAAAATTGAAAACGGATATTTACCAGTAAAATCAAAGGATAAAAGCATCGATCTTAAAGACAAAACGGTCTTGCCGGGATTGATCGATATGCACGTACATGTCGAGGAAGAAACTAATCCTAATAAATACATCGAACGTTTTACCAGTAACGAAGCGGATATAGCCTTTAATTCCGTGGGCTTTGCCGAAAAAACACTACTTGCCGGATTTACTACGGTTAGAGACCTGGGCGGAAGCGGCGTCAATATTGCACTAAAAAGAGCAATTCAAAAAGGTCGTATTAAAGGTCCGCGTATTTTTACCGCAGGAAAAGCCCTGGCAACAACTGGAGGACACGCAGACCCGACTAATGGAAATAAAAATAGCAATATAGGAGACCCAGGGCCAAAAGAAGGTGTGGTCAATAGTGTTGAAGATGCTAAAAAAGCAGTTCGACAACGTTACAAAAACGGAGCTGACCTTATTAAAATAACTGCAACCGGTGGTGTATTAAGTGTTGCTAAAAGTGGCTCCAACCCTCAGTTTACCGTTGAAGAAATTAAAGCCATTTGTGAAACTGCCAAAGATTATGATTTTCATGTAGCCGCTCACGCCCACGGAGATGAAGGTATGCAACGCGCTATCTTGGGAGGTGTAAAAACTATTGAACATGGAACGCTAATGAGTGAAAAAACTATGGAAATGATGAAAGAATACGAGGTATTCTTAGTTCCTACCATTACTGCCGGAAAAGAAGTAACCGAAAAAGCAAAAATAGAAGGTTACTATCCTGCAATCGTAGTTCCGAAAGCGTTAAATATAGGCCCTAAAATTCAAAATACCTTTGGCAAGGCGTATAAAATGGGAGTAGGTATTGCCTTTGGTACGGATGCGGGGGTTTTTGAACATGGTTATAACGGAAAAGAATTTGGGTTTATGGTAGAAGCTGGTATGCCTCCCTTGGAGGCTCTTCAAAGCGCTACGATTACCAACGCGCAAATCCTAAAAATGAACGATCAACTTGGTCAAATAGCACCTGGATTTTATGCCGACATCATTGCAGTAGATGAAAATCCTATCCAAAATATAAAAACCATGGAAAACGTAGTTTTTGTAATGAAAGATGGAAAAGTATTTAAAACAAAATAA
- the fabD gene encoding ACP S-malonyltransferase — protein sequence MNAYIFPGQGAQFPGMGLDLYNEYPQAKELFEQANTILGFEITKIMFEGSKEELTQTKVTQPAIFLHSVILSTILGERFQPDMVAGHSLGEFSALVANQSLSFQDGLSLVSKRALAMQKACEHQPSTMAAVLGLEDAVVEGICYSIDGIVVAANYNCPGQLVISGEIEAVKKACEVLKERGARRALLLPVGGAFHSPLMEPAREELAAAIEATPFSKPICPIYQNVSTTKVTDAHQIKENLISQLTAPVKWTQSVQQMIKDGATHFKEVGPGKVLTGLVKKINKEVEAEAVTL from the coding sequence ATGAACGCATACATTTTCCCGGGTCAGGGAGCCCAGTTTCCAGGAATGGGACTAGATTTATATAATGAATATCCCCAGGCAAAAGAACTTTTTGAACAAGCAAATACTATTTTAGGTTTTGAAATTACTAAAATTATGTTTGAGGGGTCTAAGGAAGAATTGACCCAAACTAAAGTCACCCAACCTGCCATCTTTTTACATTCGGTTATCTTAAGTACTATTTTAGGAGAACGCTTTCAACCTGATATGGTGGCTGGACATTCCTTAGGTGAATTCTCAGCATTGGTTGCCAATCAAAGCTTATCTTTTCAGGATGGTTTGAGTTTAGTTTCCAAACGGGCTTTAGCAATGCAAAAAGCCTGTGAACATCAGCCTTCTACCATGGCTGCGGTTTTAGGGTTAGAAGATGCAGTAGTTGAAGGAATATGTTATTCTATTGATGGAATTGTAGTAGCTGCTAACTACAATTGTCCGGGTCAGTTGGTGATTTCAGGCGAAATAGAAGCGGTTAAAAAAGCTTGTGAAGTTTTAAAAGAAAGGGGGGCTCGTAGGGCGTTGCTCTTACCGGTAGGAGGTGCTTTTCATTCTCCGTTAATGGAACCGGCCCGTGAAGAATTGGCAGCTGCTATTGAAGCCACTCCGTTTTCAAAACCTATTTGTCCGATTTATCAAAATGTGAGTACTACTAAAGTAACCGATGCGCATCAAATTAAAGAAAATTTGATCTCACAACTTACGGCACCTGTGAAATGGACACAAAGCGTACAACAAATGATTAAAGACGGAGCCACTCATTTTAAAGAAGTAGGTCCCGGAAAAGTATTAACCGGACTAGTTAAAAAAATAAATAAAGAAGTAGAAGCCGAAGCTGTTACTTTATAG
- a CDS encoding fructosamine kinase family protein: protein MITTAFKAHLQSLFNFQLQLVQPLSGGDINQVYLITTDSGKLVVKVNNASKFPKMFEKEAQGLALLQKTNTFKIPEVIGYGTFNEQSYLLLEYITLGSKDQNFWKLFGKQLVTLHKHTSATFGLEADNYIGSLLQYNKKHINSAEFYVRQRLQPQLELAAQNGYIFSNTDKLYNNIEAILPDEPPALIHGDLWSGNFMVNENALPVLIDPAVSYAPREMDLALMLLFGGFDPMVFEEYDNLYPLESGWRDRTDIFQLYYILVHLNLFGTSYYGQAKEIISKYN from the coding sequence GTGATTACAACTGCCTTTAAAGCACATCTGCAATCCTTATTTAATTTTCAATTACAATTAGTACAACCCTTGTCAGGTGGGGATATCAATCAGGTTTATCTGATAACTACTGATAGCGGGAAGTTGGTTGTTAAAGTAAACAATGCTTCCAAATTTCCGAAAATGTTTGAAAAGGAAGCACAGGGACTGGCATTATTGCAAAAAACAAATACTTTTAAAATCCCGGAGGTGATAGGTTACGGCACTTTTAATGAACAAAGCTACCTTTTATTAGAATATATAACCCTAGGCTCCAAAGATCAGAATTTCTGGAAACTTTTCGGAAAGCAATTAGTAACACTACACAAACATACGTCTGCTACCTTCGGATTAGAAGCAGATAATTATATAGGAAGTTTACTTCAGTACAATAAAAAACATATAAATAGTGCTGAATTTTATGTCCGGCAACGATTACAACCTCAACTTGAATTAGCTGCACAAAATGGTTATATCTTTAGTAATACCGATAAATTATATAATAACATAGAAGCTATATTGCCAGATGAACCTCCGGCTTTAATTCACGGTGATTTATGGTCAGGCAATTTTATGGTGAATGAGAATGCATTACCGGTATTAATTGATCCTGCTGTATCCTATGCCCCTCGTGAAATGGATTTGGCGTTAATGCTATTATTTGGAGGGTTTGACCCTATGGTTTTTGAAGAATATGATAACCTGTATCCTTTGGAAAGTGGATGGCGAGATCGTACCGATATCTTTCAACTGTATTACATATTAGTACATTTAAATTTGTTTGGAACTTCTTATTACGGTCAAGCTAAAGAAATTATTTCGAAATACAATTAA
- a CDS encoding dihydrofolate reductase, producing the protein MITMIAAAGEQNELGKDNDLVWHLPDDFKRFKSLTTGHCIIMGRKTFETFPKPLPNRTHLVLTRDKTYQKEGAVVVHTIQEALQKAAQDDQPFIIGGGEIYKLGMEFADKIELTRVHHTFEADTFFPEIDENQWKLIEKKEHPKDTKHAYPFSYFTYIRK; encoded by the coding sequence CATGATTGCTGCGGCAGGGGAGCAAAACGAATTGGGAAAAGATAATGATCTGGTATGGCATTTACCGGATGATTTTAAAAGGTTTAAAAGTTTAACCACCGGACATTGTATCATTATGGGTCGAAAAACTTTTGAAACTTTCCCGAAACCTTTACCTAATCGAACACACCTTGTACTTACCAGGGATAAAACCTATCAAAAAGAAGGTGCGGTTGTGGTGCATACCATACAGGAAGCCTTGCAGAAAGCAGCACAGGATGACCAACCTTTTATCATTGGTGGTGGAGAAATTTATAAATTAGGAATGGAATTTGCCGATAAAATTGAACTTACTCGGGTTCATCATACTTTTGAAGCAGATACTTTTTTTCCGGAGATAGATGAAAATCAATGGAAATTAATTGAAAAAAAAGAACATCCCAAAGATACAAAACATGCTTATCCGTTCTCATATTTTACTTACATTAGAAAATAA